A single genomic interval of Methylocystis sp. IM3 harbors:
- a CDS encoding DNA primase family protein has translation MRKDEIPGVIAGAKLIIFPGQKGHGGPPPVDPPKDGGDLNRRLATFARTDLGNSERFQERFRGQLLHCQALGWLAWDGRRWSSSLGLERVEEAEQETVRAIRLEADAIEGTRDDYEIEDAKGKKVLLSEALRKHGRASEARSRVRAISDLASCRMSAQVSEFDRDPMRFNVENGTLVFRRGDEGVCVDLLPHNPADMITKVAPVVFDPEARCDAFNRFLEEVQPEETMRRFLAQWCGYSLTGNTSEQKLCFFYGKGNNGKSVFVETFRYIAGDYGDELPIESFLDAGRARIGGQATPDLAELPGVRCLTTTESEKGAKLAEALVKQITGGDRVKARHLNRDYFSFMPQLKLTAMGNYRPEVRGTDEGIWRRIILVPWGVTIPKERRDLSLSEKLRAEASGILNLFLAGLKDWLEKGLLVPQSALDATAQYREDSDPLGRFLAACTEPAIGERVASTDMHHLYCVWAKANGERAWTPTGFGKAMRDRGIPNAKSSVVYWVDVRLTKCASDFQDHQADTPPADESSYGATYGRDDD, from the coding sequence ATGAGAAAAGACGAGATTCCCGGCGTCATCGCAGGCGCGAAACTGATCATTTTCCCTGGGCAAAAGGGACATGGAGGGCCGCCGCCGGTCGATCCACCGAAGGATGGAGGCGACTTGAATCGCCGCCTCGCGACGTTCGCTCGGACCGACCTGGGTAATTCGGAGCGGTTCCAGGAACGGTTTCGAGGACAACTTTTGCATTGCCAGGCGCTCGGGTGGCTTGCGTGGGACGGAAGGCGCTGGTCCAGTTCGCTCGGCCTCGAACGCGTCGAAGAGGCTGAACAGGAAACTGTGCGAGCAATTCGGCTCGAGGCGGACGCCATTGAGGGGACGCGCGACGATTATGAGATTGAAGACGCCAAGGGAAAGAAAGTTCTGCTCTCGGAGGCTCTGCGAAAGCATGGCCGTGCTTCTGAGGCGAGGTCGCGTGTGCGCGCGATTTCTGATCTAGCATCCTGCCGGATGAGCGCGCAGGTTTCGGAATTCGACCGCGACCCCATGCGATTCAACGTTGAAAACGGGACACTCGTTTTCAGGCGGGGAGACGAAGGCGTTTGTGTCGATCTACTGCCGCACAATCCAGCCGATATGATCACAAAGGTTGCCCCTGTTGTTTTTGATCCCGAGGCGCGCTGCGACGCATTCAACCGTTTCTTGGAAGAGGTCCAGCCAGAAGAGACTATGCGGCGATTCTTGGCGCAGTGGTGTGGTTACTCACTGACTGGCAACACATCTGAGCAAAAGCTCTGTTTCTTCTATGGTAAGGGCAATAACGGAAAGTCCGTCTTTGTCGAAACGTTCAGATATATTGCCGGTGACTATGGCGACGAGCTCCCGATCGAAAGCTTTCTCGACGCCGGCCGCGCGCGGATTGGCGGCCAGGCGACGCCCGATCTGGCCGAGCTCCCGGGCGTTCGGTGCCTGACCACGACGGAGTCGGAAAAAGGCGCAAAGCTTGCGGAGGCGCTGGTCAAGCAGATTACGGGAGGCGACCGCGTTAAAGCGCGTCACCTCAACCGCGACTATTTTTCCTTTATGCCGCAGCTCAAATTGACCGCGATGGGCAATTATCGGCCTGAGGTTAGAGGAACGGACGAAGGAATCTGGCGGCGCATCATCCTCGTGCCGTGGGGCGTCACGATCCCGAAAGAGCGGCGCGACCTCAGCCTCTCCGAGAAGCTGCGCGCCGAGGCCTCTGGCATTCTCAATCTTTTCCTCGCCGGGCTGAAGGATTGGCTTGAGAAGGGCCTCCTCGTGCCCCAGAGCGCGCTGGACGCGACGGCGCAGTATCGAGAGGACAGTGATCCGCTCGGGCGCTTCCTTGCTGCGTGCACCGAGCCAGCCATCGGGGAGCGCGTGGCCTCGACAGACATGCACCATCTCTATTGTGTGTGGGCCAAGGCAAACGGTGAGCGCGCCTGGACGCCTACGGGGTTTGGAAAGGCAATGCGCGATCGGGGTATACCCAACGCGAAGAGCTCAGTCGTCTACTGGGTCGATGTAAGGCTCACGAAGTGTGCCAGCGACTTCCAAGATCACCAGGCCGATACCCCGCCGGCAGACGAAAGTAGCTATGGCGCGACCTATGGCCGCGACGATGACTAA
- the aroA gene encoding 3-phosphoshikimate 1-carboxyvinyltransferase, with product MDASHVPAAPLSAAASGPLTGRVRPPGDKSVSHRAMIFGLLAVGETRIDGLLEGEDVLRTAQAARQLGARVVRHGPGSWSVWGAGLGSLLQPVETLDFGNAGTGSRLMMGVVAGHPIVARFDGDASLRKRPMKRILDPLALQGAQVLEQAEGGRLPLVLQGSAEPLPVEYKTPVASAQIKSAVLLCGLNSPGRTVVIEAEASRDHTEKMLAHFGASVRSEPHGAHGRKITLQGRPELIARPVRVPADPSSAAFPLVAALITPGSDIVVEGVMTNPLRSGLLTTLIEMGADISLDNRREEGGEEVADVRARFSALEGVDVPAERAPSMIDEYPILAVAASFASGETRMRGLSELRVKESDRLAAIAAGLAANGVDCAIEGDDLIVRGGPVRGGGVVETHLDHRIAMSFLIMGLAARDKVTVDDETMIATSFPSFRPLMEGLGARFS from the coding sequence TTGGACGCCTCCCATGTTCCCGCCGCGCCGCTGAGCGCCGCCGCCTCCGGCCCGCTGACGGGCCGCGTGCGTCCGCCGGGCGACAAATCCGTCTCGCATCGCGCCATGATCTTCGGGCTCCTGGCCGTGGGCGAGACCCGGATCGACGGCCTTCTGGAAGGCGAGGACGTTCTGCGCACGGCGCAGGCCGCGCGCCAGCTCGGCGCCCGGGTCGTGCGCCATGGACCAGGGAGCTGGAGCGTCTGGGGGGCGGGGCTCGGCTCGCTGCTCCAGCCCGTGGAGACGCTCGATTTCGGGAACGCCGGCACCGGATCGCGGCTGATGATGGGCGTCGTCGCCGGACACCCGATCGTCGCGCGCTTCGATGGCGACGCCTCGCTGCGCAAGCGCCCGATGAAGCGCATTCTCGATCCGCTGGCGCTTCAGGGCGCCCAGGTGCTCGAACAGGCCGAGGGCGGCCGGCTGCCGCTCGTGCTTCAGGGCTCGGCCGAGCCGCTGCCGGTCGAATACAAGACGCCCGTCGCATCTGCGCAGATCAAATCGGCCGTGCTGCTCTGCGGCCTCAACTCGCCGGGGCGCACCGTGGTCATCGAGGCCGAGGCCTCGCGCGACCATACCGAAAAAATGCTTGCGCATTTCGGCGCGAGCGTGAGGAGCGAACCTCATGGCGCCCATGGCCGCAAGATCACGCTCCAGGGCCGCCCCGAACTGATCGCGCGCCCCGTGCGCGTGCCGGCCGATCCGTCCTCCGCCGCCTTTCCGCTGGTCGCGGCGCTGATCACGCCGGGCTCCGACATCGTGGTCGAGGGGGTGATGACCAATCCGCTGAGGAGCGGCCTTTTGACGACGCTCATCGAGATGGGCGCCGATATTTCGCTCGACAACAGGCGCGAGGAAGGGGGCGAGGAGGTCGCCGACGTGCGGGCGCGCTTTTCCGCGCTCGAGGGCGTCGACGTTCCCGCCGAGCGCGCGCCCTCGATGATCGACGAATACCCCATTCTGGCTGTCGCCGCCTCTTTCGCGAGCGGCGAAACGCGCATGCGCGGTCTTTCCGAGTTGCGGGTGAAGGAGTCGGATCGTCTCGCCGCCATCGCGGCGGGGCTCGCGGCCAATGGCGTCGACTGCGCGATCGAGGGCGATGACCTCATTGTGCGCGGCGGGCCAGTCCGGGGCGGGGGCGTGGTCGAGACCCATCTCGACCATCGCATCGCCATGAGCTTCCTTATCATGGGCCTCGCGGCGCGGGACAAGGTGACGGTCGACGACGAGACGATGATCGCCACGAGCTTCCCCTCCTTCCGGCCGCTGATGGAGGGTCTCGGAGCGCGCTTTTCGTGA
- a CDS encoding helix-turn-helix transcriptional regulator produces the protein MNAIQCKMARVATGLGIRELAQLAQVAPNTISRLEAGEELKPRTVAAIRAALETAGVEFIEANGGGPGVRLKHK, from the coding sequence ATGAATGCGATTCAGTGCAAAATGGCCAGGGTCGCTACTGGCCTTGGAATCCGAGAGCTCGCCCAGTTGGCACAGGTCGCGCCGAATACGATCTCGCGCCTCGAAGCCGGCGAAGAGTTGAAGCCCCGCACTGTGGCCGCGATCCGCGCCGCCCTCGAGACGGCCGGGGTGGAATTCATCGAAGCGAACGGGGGAGGGCCCGGCGTCCGGCTAAAACACAAGTAA